The genomic interval CCCCTATTCCTTTTTTTAACGCCAACAAAGTTCTTGAAGATTTCTTCCCTATGGTGAATTACCTTGAACACGCATTGGATGAAAACATCACCATTCATTACGAAAAAAAGTACGATGACCTTATCGCCGCGTTTAAAGCCAATCAAGTGGATATTGCCTACTTTGGACCGTTGCCCTTTTTGACATTGCAAAAGAGTTTTCCCTATGCGCTTCCGATCATCACCTTTCATGAAAGCGATGGAAAAAACGGTTACCGCTGTGCATTAGTCAAATTTGGAGGCGATACCCTTGTAAACATTCCCCAAAGAGAGCTCAAAGTTGCACTGACTCAACCTCTTTCAACCTGCGGATACACCAATACCAAAAACCTCATAGAGAGCTCTTTTCATCTTAATTTAGACACCCTGCTGTACCGTTATGTTGGAACACATGATGAAGTAGCTCTCTCGGTCGTTCGAGGCGAATTCCACATGGGAGGCATTAAAGAGAGCATTGCACATGAGTATGCCTCGTTGGGGTTGGAGATTATCGACACAACACCTCTAATTCCAGGTTTTTCACTGGTGGTTAACACCCAAACGATCAGTGCAGAGAAAATCGCTAAGATCAAATCTATTTTGCTTTCTACGCCCAAAGAGGTGTATGAAAAATGGGGCAAAGATATCAACTATGGCATGAGTGAGACGA from Sulfurospirillum multivorans DSM 12446 carries:
- a CDS encoding PhnD/SsuA/transferrin family substrate-binding protein produces the protein MMRHFLRLFLIFSLGLCLEARSLVFAPIPFFNANKVLEDFFPMVNYLEHALDENITIHYEKKYDDLIAAFKANQVDIAYFGPLPFLTLQKSFPYALPIITFHESDGKNGYRCALVKFGGDTLVNIPQRELKVALTQPLSTCGYTNTKNLIESSFHLNLDTLLYRYVGTHDEVALSVVRGEFHMGGIKESIAHEYASLGLEIIDTTPLIPGFSLVVNTQTISAEKIAKIKSILLSTPKEVYEKWGKDINYGMSETNTDMFQNLKRDMETMNVPLSGSF